In Sphingomonas crocodyli, the genomic window TCCCGCGCCTGCGCCACGCCGATCAGCCCGCCGCCACCGTCGCCGCCTATCGCACGCGCGACGGGCGTGAGATCTATTTTGCGGGCGTGCCGAGCGACAAGGTCTTCGCCGAACTCGCCACCGCCTTCGGCGCCCCCGAACTGGCGAGCGACCCGCGCTTTGCCGACCTCGCATCGCGCAAGGCCAATGCCCGCGCCTCGATCGAGATTTTCGACGCGATGTTCGCGAAGCACGACCTCGCCGAATGGAAGGAGAAGCTGAAAGGCGTCAGCATCCCCTGGGCCGTGATCCAGACCGCGCGCGAGGCGAGCGAGGACGTGCAGGTGCTAGCCAATGGCTACGTCATGCACGTCGAAGGGCAGGCCGGCGATTACGCGCTGGTCGCCAGCCCGGCGCAGTTCGATGGCGCCGCGCCGTCGGTCATGCGCGCACCGACGATCGGCGAGCATAGCGACGCGGTGCTGCGCGAACTCGGGCTCGACGATGCGAGGATTGCGGCGCTGCGTGAGGGTGGCGTGGTCGCCTAAAAATCCTCCCCCGCCAGGGGGAGGTGGCGCCGAAGGCGACGGAGGGGGAGGATGCGATACCTCATATTGGCCGCCGCCCTCCCCCTCCGTCAGCTACCGCTGACACCTCCCCCTGGCGGGGGAGGATAAGGGGCCTTTACGGCTTCGGCGATTCCAGCCCGTACCACTCCGCCAGCACGCGCACCGGCGGATTGTCGATCGCGTTCATGCCGGGGCGGTTGACGCCGCGCAGTTCGGCGGTGCGGATGGCGAGGCAGCTCAGCTTGAACGCGGCGAAGCGTTCATACCATTCGATATCCGACGTATCGATGCCGCTCGCCTCGCCCCACAGCGCGATCGTCTCCTCACGCGTGCCCATGCCGGCGAGACGCGGCAGCCCCTGCTGGGTCGATTCAAGCCGCGCGCACAAGGTCCACCAGCCAAGATCGTGGAGTGCGCCGCCCAGGCTCGGCTGTTCCCAGTCCATCACCGCGGCAACCTTCATGTCGGCATCGAACATCACATTGCCGATGCGGCTGTCGCCCCAGACGATGCCGGGCTGCCGCGCGGTCGGCCGGCTTGCGCCCAGACGCGCCCAGATATCCTCGAGGAAAGGGAAGTCGCGCCCGTCCTTCGCCCAGGCGAAATAGCGATCCCAGCGATCCCATTCCTGTTCGAACCCGTCGGGGAAGCGGCCAGTGGGTTCGAGGAAGCGCGCTTCGGCAACCGGCAGCTTCTGGATACCGGCGAGCGCGCGGATCGC contains:
- a CDS encoding phosphotransferase family protein produces the protein MSGQLGTGELVSGGTVAPHLRDLAELEATLERWLAERMPQARDLKITDFTYPKGAGLSHETILFDAAWTEDGVAKSRGMVIRIKPIEHTVYQDDMFVEQYELMRAVHRLGATPVAEPYWIEHDANVVGAPFFVMEKKHGRVPVSFPPYSREGWMTELSTGQREKLWENAIRALAGIQKLPVAEARFLEPTGRFPDGFEQEWDRWDRYFAWAKDGRDFPFLEDIWARLGASRPTARQPGIVWGDSRIGNVMFDADMKVAAVMDWEQPSLGGALHDLGWWTLCARLESTQQGLPRLAGMGTREETIALWGEASGIDTSDIEWYERFAAFKLSCLAIRTAELRGVNRPGMNAIDNPPVRVLAEWYGLESPKP